In Rattus norvegicus strain BN/NHsdMcwi chromosome 3, GRCr8, whole genome shotgun sequence, a genomic segment contains:
- the Oprl1 gene encoding nociceptin receptor isoform X3, with translation MKTATNIYIFNLALADTLVLLTLPFQGTDILLGFWPFGNALCKTVIAIDYYNMFTSTFTLTAMSVDRYVAICHPIRALDVRTSSKAQAVNVAIWALASVVGVPVAIMGSAQVEDEEIECLVEIPAPQDYWGPVFAICIFLFSFIIPVLIISVCYSLMIRRLRGVRLLSGSREKDRNLRRITRLVLVVVAVFVGCWTPVQVFVLVQGLGVQPGSETAVAILRFCTALGYVNSCLNPILYAFLDENFKACFRKFCCASSLHREMQVSDRVRSIAKDVGLGCKTSETVPRPA, from the exons ATGAAGACAGCTACCAACATTTACATATTTAATCTGGCACTGGCTGATACCCTGGTCTTGCTAACACTGCCCTTCCAGGGCACAGACATCCTACTGGGCTTCTGGCCATTTGGGAATGCACTCTGCAAGACTGTCATTGCTATCGACTACTACAACATGTTTACCAGCACTTTTACTCTGACCGCCATGAGCGTAGACCGCTATGTGGCTATCTGCCACCCTATCCGTGCCCTTGATGTTCGGACATCCAGCAAAGCCCAGGCTGTTAATGTGGCCATATGGGCCCTGGCTTCAGTGGTTGGTGTTCCTGTTGCCATCATGGGTTCAGCACAAGTGGAAGATGAAG AGATCGAGTGCCTGGTGGAGATCCCTGCCCCTCAGGACTATTGGGGCCCTGTATTCGCCATCTgcatcttccttttttccttcatcATCCCTGTGCTGATCATCTCTGTCTGCTACAGCCTCATGATTCGACGACTTCGTGGTGTCCGTCTGCTTTCAGGCTCCCGGGAGAAGGACCGAAACCTGCGGCGTATCACTCGACTGGTGCTGGTAGTGGTGGCTGTGTTTGTGGGCTGCTGGACGCCTGTGCAGGTGTTTGTCCTGGTTCAAGGACTGGGTGTTCAGCCAGGTAGTGAGACTGCAGTTGCCATCCTGCGCTTCTGCACAGCCCTGGGCTATGTCAACAGTTGTCTCAATCCCATTCTCTATGCTTTCCTGGATGAGAACTTCAAGGCCTGCTTTAGAAAGTTCTGCTGTGCTTCATCCCTGCACCGGGAGATGCAGGTTTCTGATCGTGTGCGGAGCATTGCCAAGGATGTTGGCCTTGGTTGCAAGACTTCTGAGACAGTACCACGGCCAGCATGA
- the Oprl1 gene encoding nociceptin receptor isoform 1 (isoform 1 is encoded by transcript variant 1), producing the protein MESLFPAPYWEVLYGSHFQGNLSLLNETVPHHLLLNASHSAFLPLGLKVTIVGLYLAVCIGGLLGNCLVMYVILRHTKMKTATNIYIFNLALADTLVLLTLPFQGTDILLGFWPFGNALCKTVIAIDYYNMFTSTFTLTAMSVDRYVAICHPIRALDVRTSSKAQAVNVAIWALASVVGVPVAIMGSAQVEDEEIECLVEIPAPQDYWGPVFAICIFLFSFIIPVLIISVCYSLMIRRLRGVRLLSGSREKDRNLRRITRLVLVVVAVFVGCWTPVQVFVLVQGLGVQPGSETAVAILRFCTALGYVNSCLNPILYAFLDENFKACFRKFCCASSLHREMQVSDRVRSIAKDVGLGCKTSETVPRPA; encoded by the exons ATGGAGTCCCTCTTTCCTGCTCCATACTGGGAGGTCTTGTATGGCAGCCACTTTCAAGGGAACCTGTCCCTCCTAAATGAGACCGTACCCCACCACCTGCTCCTCAATGCTAGTCACAGCGCCTTCCTGCCCCTTGGACTCAAGGTCACCATCGTGGGGCTCTACTTGGCTGTGTGCATCGGGGGGCTCCTGGGGAACTGCCTCGTCATGTATGTCATCCTCAG GCACACCAAGATGAAGACAGCTACCAACATTTACATATTTAATCTGGCACTGGCTGATACCCTGGTCTTGCTAACACTGCCCTTCCAGGGCACAGACATCCTACTGGGCTTCTGGCCATTTGGGAATGCACTCTGCAAGACTGTCATTGCTATCGACTACTACAACATGTTTACCAGCACTTTTACTCTGACCGCCATGAGCGTAGACCGCTATGTGGCTATCTGCCACCCTATCCGTGCCCTTGATGTTCGGACATCCAGCAAAGCCCAGGCTGTTAATGTGGCCATATGGGCCCTGGCTTCAGTGGTTGGTGTTCCTGTTGCCATCATGGGTTCAGCACAAGTGGAAGATGAAG AGATCGAGTGCCTGGTGGAGATCCCTGCCCCTCAGGACTATTGGGGCCCTGTATTCGCCATCTgcatcttccttttttccttcatcATCCCTGTGCTGATCATCTCTGTCTGCTACAGCCTCATGATTCGACGACTTCGTGGTGTCCGTCTGCTTTCAGGCTCCCGGGAGAAGGACCGAAACCTGCGGCGTATCACTCGACTGGTGCTGGTAGTGGTGGCTGTGTTTGTGGGCTGCTGGACGCCTGTGCAGGTGTTTGTCCTGGTTCAAGGACTGGGTGTTCAGCCAGGTAGTGAGACTGCAGTTGCCATCCTGCGCTTCTGCACAGCCCTGGGCTATGTCAACAGTTGTCTCAATCCCATTCTCTATGCTTTCCTGGATGAGAACTTCAAGGCCTGCTTTAGAAAGTTCTGCTGTGCTTCATCCCTGCACCGGGAGATGCAGGTTTCTGATCGTGTGCGGAGCATTGCCAAGGATGTTGGCCTTGGTTGCAAGACTTCTGAGACAGTACCACGGCCAGCATGA
- the Oprl1 gene encoding nociceptin receptor isoform 1x (isoform 1x is encoded by transcript variant 1) translates to MESLFPAPYWEVLYGSHFQGNLSLLNETVPHHLLLNASHSAFLPLGLKVTIVGLYLAVCIGGLLGNCLVMYVILRHTKMKTATNIYIFNLALADTLVLLTLPFQGTDILLGFWPFGNALCKTVIAIDYYNMFTSTFTLTAMSVDRYVAICHPIRALDVRTSSKAQAVNVAIWALASVVGVPVAIMGSAQVEDEEIECLVEIPAPQDYWGPVFAICIFLFSFIIPVLIISVCYSLMIRRLRGVRLLSGSREKDRNLRRITRLVLVVVAVFVGCWTPVQVFVLVQGLGVQPGSETAVAILRFCTALGYVNSCLNPILYAFLDENFKACFRKFCCASSLHREMQVSDRVRSIAKDVGLGCKTSETVPRPAXLGVDLPMVPVSPQSPSTPNTELTQVTAL, encoded by the exons ATGGAGTCCCTCTTTCCTGCTCCATACTGGGAGGTCTTGTATGGCAGCCACTTTCAAGGGAACCTGTCCCTCCTAAATGAGACCGTACCCCACCACCTGCTCCTCAATGCTAGTCACAGCGCCTTCCTGCCCCTTGGACTCAAGGTCACCATCGTGGGGCTCTACTTGGCTGTGTGCATCGGGGGGCTCCTGGGGAACTGCCTCGTCATGTATGTCATCCTCAG GCACACCAAGATGAAGACAGCTACCAACATTTACATATTTAATCTGGCACTGGCTGATACCCTGGTCTTGCTAACACTGCCCTTCCAGGGCACAGACATCCTACTGGGCTTCTGGCCATTTGGGAATGCACTCTGCAAGACTGTCATTGCTATCGACTACTACAACATGTTTACCAGCACTTTTACTCTGACCGCCATGAGCGTAGACCGCTATGTGGCTATCTGCCACCCTATCCGTGCCCTTGATGTTCGGACATCCAGCAAAGCCCAGGCTGTTAATGTGGCCATATGGGCCCTGGCTTCAGTGGTTGGTGTTCCTGTTGCCATCATGGGTTCAGCACAAGTGGAAGATGAAG AGATCGAGTGCCTGGTGGAGATCCCTGCCCCTCAGGACTATTGGGGCCCTGTATTCGCCATCTgcatcttccttttttccttcatcATCCCTGTGCTGATCATCTCTGTCTGCTACAGCCTCATGATTCGACGACTTCGTGGTGTCCGTCTGCTTTCAGGCTCCCGGGAGAAGGACCGAAACCTGCGGCGTATCACTCGACTGGTGCTGGTAGTGGTGGCTGTGTTTGTGGGCTGCTGGACGCCTGTGCAGGTGTTTGTCCTGGTTCAAGGACTGGGTGTTCAGCCAGGTAGTGAGACTGCAGTTGCCATCCTGCGCTTCTGCACAGCCCTGGGCTATGTCAACAGTTGTCTCAATCCCATTCTCTATGCTTTCCTGGATGAGAACTTCAAGGCCTGCTTTAGAAAGTTCTGCTGTGCTTCATCCCTGCACCGGGAGATGCAGGTTTCTGATCGTGTGCGGAGCATTGCCAAGGATGTTGGCCTTGGTTGCAAGACTTCTGAGACAGTACCACGGCCAGCATGACTAGGCGTGGACCTGCCTATGGTGCCTGTCAGCCCACAGAGCCCATCTACACCCAACACGGAGCTCACACAGGTCACTGCTCTCTAG
- the Oprl1 gene encoding nociceptin receptor isoform 2 (isoform 2 is encoded by transcript variant 2) gives MRPYPTTCSSMLVTAPSCPLDSRSPSWGSTWLCASGGSWGTASSCMSSSAGRALRGTGDSRHTKMKTATNIYIFNLALADTLVLLTLPFQGTDILLGFWPFGNALCKTVIAIDYYNMFTSTFTLTAMSVDRYVAICHPIRALDVRTSSKAQAVNVAIWALASVVGVPVAIMGSAQVEDEEIECLVEIPAPQDYWGPVFAICIFLFSFIIPVLIISVCYSLMIRRLRGVRLLSGSREKDRNLRRITRLVLVVVAVFVGCWTPVQVFVLVQGLGVQPGSETAVAILRFCTALGYVNSCLNPILYAFLDENFKACFRKFCCASSLHREMQVSDRVRSIAKDVGLGCKTSETVPRPA, from the exons ATGAGACCGTACCCCACCACCTGCTCCTCAATGCTAGTCACAGCGCCTTCCTGCCCCTTGGACTCAAGGTCACCATCGTGGGGCTCTACTTGGCTGTGTGCATCGGGGGGCTCCTGGGGAACTGCCTCGTCATGTATGTCATCCTCAG CTGGGAGGGCATTGAGGGGGACTGGAGACAGCAG GCACACCAAGATGAAGACAGCTACCAACATTTACATATTTAATCTGGCACTGGCTGATACCCTGGTCTTGCTAACACTGCCCTTCCAGGGCACAGACATCCTACTGGGCTTCTGGCCATTTGGGAATGCACTCTGCAAGACTGTCATTGCTATCGACTACTACAACATGTTTACCAGCACTTTTACTCTGACCGCCATGAGCGTAGACCGCTATGTGGCTATCTGCCACCCTATCCGTGCCCTTGATGTTCGGACATCCAGCAAAGCCCAGGCTGTTAATGTGGCCATATGGGCCCTGGCTTCAGTGGTTGGTGTTCCTGTTGCCATCATGGGTTCAGCACAAGTGGAAGATGAAG AGATCGAGTGCCTGGTGGAGATCCCTGCCCCTCAGGACTATTGGGGCCCTGTATTCGCCATCTgcatcttccttttttccttcatcATCCCTGTGCTGATCATCTCTGTCTGCTACAGCCTCATGATTCGACGACTTCGTGGTGTCCGTCTGCTTTCAGGCTCCCGGGAGAAGGACCGAAACCTGCGGCGTATCACTCGACTGGTGCTGGTAGTGGTGGCTGTGTTTGTGGGCTGCTGGACGCCTGTGCAGGTGTTTGTCCTGGTTCAAGGACTGGGTGTTCAGCCAGGTAGTGAGACTGCAGTTGCCATCCTGCGCTTCTGCACAGCCCTGGGCTATGTCAACAGTTGTCTCAATCCCATTCTCTATGCTTTCCTGGATGAGAACTTCAAGGCCTGCTTTAGAAAGTTCTGCTGTGCTTCATCCCTGCACCGGGAGATGCAGGTTTCTGATCGTGTGCGGAGCATTGCCAAGGATGTTGGCCTTGGTTGCAAGACTTCTGAGACAGTACCACGGCCAGCATGA